In the genome of Photobacterium sp. TY1-4, one region contains:
- a CDS encoding DUF3943 domain-containing protein, with amino-acid sequence MRLSRILYPTCLSLSMLLSFPASPADEPISDPSTPDLFLYHIPASLPVTVAAPSDDLPETLPLYLVPAEEKDWPYLKAQSYTILGLSVATAALMTLLPESVTHWGTEERSPDSVAQKWLDNVTSGPVWDEDDHFLNYVTHPYFGGVYYTTARHAGFEIWESFLYSAALSTFYWEYGIEAIAERPSIQDLIVTPVFGAAVGEWMLQTEAEIVANGSRVMHSAFLGDVSLFLLNPVGHIHHWVNDCWDQGVHFQLTTTPWRVVPSPQLHNPAPPTPNTDPFIGLRLSIEY; translated from the coding sequence TTGCGACTCAGCCGCATCCTTTACCCGACATGTCTGTCGCTGAGCATGCTCCTCAGCTTTCCCGCCTCGCCCGCTGACGAGCCTATATCTGACCCTTCAACACCCGATCTGTTTCTGTACCACATCCCCGCCTCCCTTCCTGTAACCGTTGCTGCGCCCTCCGATGATCTCCCCGAAACATTACCTTTATACCTGGTACCGGCCGAAGAGAAAGACTGGCCGTATCTCAAAGCCCAGTCCTACACCATTCTGGGCCTGAGCGTCGCGACCGCCGCCCTGATGACCCTGCTTCCGGAGAGTGTCACCCATTGGGGAACAGAAGAGCGCAGTCCCGATAGTGTGGCGCAAAAATGGCTCGACAATGTCACTTCAGGACCTGTTTGGGATGAGGACGACCACTTTCTGAACTACGTCACGCACCCTTACTTCGGCGGCGTTTACTACACGACTGCCCGCCATGCCGGTTTCGAGATCTGGGAGTCATTTCTCTATTCTGCAGCCCTATCGACGTTTTATTGGGAATACGGCATCGAGGCCATTGCCGAGCGGCCCTCGATTCAGGATTTGATTGTCACACCCGTCTTCGGTGCGGCGGTGGGGGAATGGATGCTCCAGACCGAAGCGGAGATTGTAGCCAACGGCAGTCGCGTCATGCATTCGGCGTTTTTGGGGGACGTCAGTTTATTCCTGCTCAACCCGGTGGGACACATTCATCACTGGGTCAATGACTGTTGGGATCAGGGCGTTCACTTCCAACTGACCACGACCCCGTGGCGCGTGGTACCCTCTCCCCAGTTGCACAATCCGGCACCGCCGACCCCGAACACCGACCCATTTATTGGCCTACGCCTGTCCATCGAGTACTAA